The DNA region CGGCGAGGGGCGCCCACCGTGTCGGTGGACGCCCCTCGCCGTGCCGGTGGCGGCGGGATCAGACCTGGCCGGCCTTCTCCAGCGCGGTGCAGCAGGTGTCGACGATCAGCCGCGTGACCACGTACGGGTCGACGTTGGCGTTCGGGCGGCGGTCCTCGATGTAGCCCTTGCGGTCCTGCTCGACCTGCCACGGGATACGGACCGATGCGCCGCGGTCCGAGACGCCGTAGCTGTACTCGTTCCACGGGGCGGTCTCGTGAAGCCCGGTCAGACGGTCGTCGATGCCGGCGCCGTAGTGCTTGACGTGGTCCATCGGCTTGGAGCCCTCACCGAGCGACTCGCACGCGGTGATGATCGCGTCGTAACCCTCGCGCATCGCCTTCGTGGAGAAGTTGGTGTGCGCGCCCGCGCCGTTCCAGTCGCCCTTGACGGGCTTCGGGTCCAGCGTCGCGGAGACGTCGAAGTCCTCGGCGGTGCGGTACAGCAGCCAACGGGCGATCCACAGCTGGTCGGAGACCTCCAGCGGGGACAGCGGGCCGACCTGGAACTCCCACTGGCCGGGCATGACCTCGGCGTTGATGCCGGAGATGCCCAGGCCCGCCTTCAGGCAGTTGTCCAGGTGCTTCTCGACGATGTCACGGCCGAAGATCTCGTCGGAGCCCACACCGCAGTAGTAGCCGCCCTGCGCGGCGGGGAAGCCGCCTTCGGGGAAACCGAGCGGACGGTGGCCGTCGAAGAAGGTGTACTCCTGCTCGATGCCGAAGATCGCTTCCTGGCCCTCGAAGCGCTCGGCGACGGGGCGCAGCTCGGCACGGGTGTTGGACTCGTGCGGAGTCATGTCGATGTTGAAGACCTCGCACAGGACGAGGATGTCGTCGCCGCCGCGGATCGGGTCCGGACAGGAGAAGACCGGCTTCAGGACCCGGTCGGAGGCGTGCCCCTCGGCCTGGTTGGTGCTCGAGCCGTCGAAGCCCCAGATGGGCAGCTCCGCCACGCCCTGCGTGGGACTCCCGGCCATGATCTTCGTCTTGGAACGGAGCTTGGCGGTCGGCTCGGTGCCGTCGATCCAGATGTACTCAGCCTTGAACGTCACGGAAGCCATCCTTCTGCGGGTGCTGCGGTCTATGGTGCGCAGCTTGGCAAGACGCGATTTCCCGTCCGTTGCCCGGATGTGAACCCCGTGTTACCGACGTTTCGCGGAGGGGCCGGACAGCAGGTCCCCGCCGCACGGAGGCGTCTCACCCCGCGGCACATCGGATACGTTCGCCCGCTGGGCGGCCCGCAGCGGGCGGCATCCCCACCGGGCGGCGCAGATGCCGCGGGCGGGACCGGGCACACTGGCCGCATGACCACACCTGCTGCCCCCGCCCCCGGACCGGCCCCCCGTACGCCGATGCGGATCGGGCTCGTCGGTGCGGGCCCCTGGGCGCGCATGACCCAGGCCCCCGCGCTGGCCGCCCACCCCGGCGTCGTACTGAGCGGTGTCTGGGGACGCCGGCCGGAAGCGGCGACCGGGCTCGCCGCCGCCCACGGCACCGAGGCGTACACGGACGACGCCGGCATCGACGCGCTCCTGGCCGCGAGCGACGCGGTGGCCTTCGCCGTGCCCCCGGACATCCAGGCGCCCCTGGCCGCGCGCGCCGCGGCAGCCGGATGCCACCTCCTGATGGACAAGCCGGTCGCCACGACGGTGGCAGGGGCCCGCGAGGTCGCCGAGGCCGCCGAGCGGGCGGGCGTCGCCTCCGTGGTCTTCTGCACGCTGCGGTTCGCCGCCGGGACGGCGGGGTGGATCGCCGAACAGGCCGCGGCGGACGGCTGGTTCACGGCCCGGGCCCTGTGGCTCGGAGCGCTGTACGCCCCCGGCACGAGCAGCGAGTTCGCCGCCTCGCCGTGGCGTCGCGAGAAGGGCGGCCTGTGGGACGTGGGCCCGCACGCGCTCTCCGTGCTGATCCCGGTCCTGGGCGACGTGACGGAGGTGGTGGCCGCCCGCGGCCCCGCCGACGCGGCACACCTGCTGCTCCGGCACACATCCGGCGCCTCCAGCACGGTGACGCTCGCACTGGACGCACCGGTGGGCGCGGTGGGGACGGAGGTCGAATTCCGGGGGGAGCGGGGGACGGTGGGCCTGCCCGAGGGCGGTGGCGACGCGCTCGGAGCGTTCCGGGCGGCCGTGGACGGGCTGATCGAGGCGGCGCGTACGGGGGTGGCCCACCCCTGCGACGTACGGTTCGGGCTGCGGCTCACCGAGGTGCTCGCGCAGGCCGAGGCACAGCTGGGGCCGGTGACGGCGGCCTGAGCCGGAGGCGTTCCGGCGCCCGCCCGGAGCCCGGCTGCCGCCCGAGGTGCGGGCGCCGCGGGCGGCGGGGCACGCCCCCGCTGCGCGTCCTTCCCGGGATCCGCCTACATCAGCCGGGGCCGGAGCTCCAGCCACGCCTCGGCCTCCTCCCGCAGCCGAGGGTCCCGGACGCGGGGCAGAAGGTCGCGGGTGGCGAGCGAGAGGCGCTTGGCCTGCCGCGAGAGGTTCACCGCCGTGAGGTTCTCCAGGGAGTAGGCCGTGGTGTCCCGGGTCGCCACCTCTGCCCGGGACGCGCCGATGCCGTCCAGGCACATCCGTACCGTCTCGTCCGGTGGCAGCAGCGCGTGCGAGGCCAGCTGGAGCAGCATGTCCGTACGGTCGAGGGCCCCGGCGGCCTCGCACCCCTCCAGCAACCAGCGACCGAGCTCCGCCCAGACGGCACGCTCGGCGCCCACGCGCCCGGTGATCCCGGTACAGCACGCCGACCACAGGGACCACCACCAGCGGGCCCGCTCGGCCGGCTCCTCGGGCCGGCGGCGCACCACCCACCGCTCCCGGGCGTCCCGGTCGAGTCCGGCCAGATGTTCCGTCCGGCTTCTGGCCGCCTCCCGCGACCAGGTGGCCCGCTCACTCCGGGGCCCCGGCAGGAACCAGGACGGGGCCGTGGCCTTGAGCACCGCCCCGTCCTCCTCGTCCACCAGCAGGCCGACACGGCTGTCCACGCGCACGAAACGCCGGCAGCCCAGCCCGTCGGGGTCCACCTCGACGAGAGGGAAGCCCCGTGCGTCCAGAGCCGCCGCCAGGACGTCGATGCGCAGCGGCACGCCGAAGCGGTGGGCCTGCACCATGACGTAGAGCCCACGCCACTGTTCCGTGGGCGAAGCGCGCTGCCAGGCGAACTCGGCGAGGGCGTAACTGCGCAGCAGCTGCCGCGCGTCGCCGCTCTCCGCGTGGTCGTCCCCGAGGAGGCGGGTGACCTCGTCCGGGTGCGAGGAGGCGTCGGCGCCGTCCACGGTGCCGCTGATCACGAAGTCCGCCACGAGGGCCGTGGGGGACGCCTCCTGGTGCGGTCTCATTCCTTCGCCTCCCCGGCGAGCGCGGTGTACGCCCCTTGCAGGAACCGCCGTACCGCCGCCGCCTCCCGGTCGTCGAAGGTCCGCAGCAGCTCGGCCATCCCGGCGAGGGTGGGCCCGAAGAACTCCTGCCCCAGCTCCACGGCCCGTGCGTCCACCGTGAGCAGGACCTGGCGGCGGTCCCGGTCGTCACGGCTGCGGGTGACATGACCGAGGCGCTCCAGCCGGTCGATGAGCGCCGTCGTGCCCGCGC from Streptomyces sp. B1I3 includes:
- a CDS encoding Gfo/Idh/MocA family protein, which gives rise to MTTPAAPAPGPAPRTPMRIGLVGAGPWARMTQAPALAAHPGVVLSGVWGRRPEAATGLAAAHGTEAYTDDAGIDALLAASDAVAFAVPPDIQAPLAARAAAAGCHLLMDKPVATTVAGAREVAEAAERAGVASVVFCTLRFAAGTAGWIAEQAAADGWFTARALWLGALYAPGTSSEFAASPWRREKGGLWDVGPHALSVLIPVLGDVTEVVAARGPADAAHLLLRHTSGASSTVTLALDAPVGAVGTEVEFRGERGTVGLPEGGGDALGAFRAAVDGLIEAARTGVAHPCDVRFGLRLTEVLAQAEAQLGPVTAA
- the glnII gene encoding glutamine synthetase; its protein translation is MTFKAEYIWIDGTEPTAKLRSKTKIMAGSPTQGVAELPIWGFDGSSTNQAEGHASDRVLKPVFSCPDPIRGGDDILVLCEVFNIDMTPHESNTRAELRPVAERFEGQEAIFGIEQEYTFFDGHRPLGFPEGGFPAAQGGYYCGVGSDEIFGRDIVEKHLDNCLKAGLGISGINAEVMPGQWEFQVGPLSPLEVSDQLWIARWLLYRTAEDFDVSATLDPKPVKGDWNGAGAHTNFSTKAMREGYDAIITACESLGEGSKPMDHVKHYGAGIDDRLTGLHETAPWNEYSYGVSDRGASVRIPWQVEQDRKGYIEDRRPNANVDPYVVTRLIVDTCCTALEKAGQV
- a CDS encoding MarR family winged helix-turn-helix transcriptional regulator, with protein sequence MSTAAGSPADRSPEMATVHLLRRVTIEFGLRQAEFAARHGMHPTDVRALICLLDAARAGTPATAGRLGAQLGLNSAGTTALIDRLERLGHVTRSRDDRDRRQVLLTVDARAVELGQEFFGPTLAGMAELLRTFDDREAAAVRRFLQGAYTALAGEAKE